One genomic region from Nitrospira sp. encodes:
- a CDS encoding class I SAM-dependent methyltransferase, giving the protein MADFEVTNRPSLQLRHGLEENAVLVGRNIDHETVQGFGDEWTRFDQRRLDEAELAQLFDRYFRIFPWHLLPDHAHGFDLGCGSGRWARLVAPRVGRLHCIDASEAAIAVARENLHEAPNCEFHVASVDRLPSAVRLMDFGYSLGVLHHIPDTEAALQACVERLKHGAPFLLYLYYAFDNRPWWFRLLWRVSEVARQNVSRMPMRLRYVASQVMASTIYYPLARLCWFLEQIGLKVEGFPLSAYRSQSFYVMRTDALDRFGTRLEQRFTAVQIRRMMERAGLDRITFSDSIPYWCAVGFKK; this is encoded by the coding sequence GTGGCTGATTTTGAAGTAACGAACCGTCCATCCTTGCAGCTTCGTCACGGACTGGAGGAGAACGCAGTATTGGTGGGTCGCAATATCGACCATGAGACGGTGCAAGGGTTTGGGGATGAGTGGACCCGATTCGATCAGCGCCGGCTCGACGAAGCCGAGCTGGCGCAGTTGTTTGATCGATATTTCCGCATTTTCCCCTGGCATCTATTGCCCGACCATGCGCACGGGTTCGACCTCGGCTGCGGAAGCGGCCGCTGGGCAAGACTGGTGGCGCCAAGAGTAGGTCGGCTTCATTGCATTGATGCCAGCGAGGCTGCCATTGCGGTTGCCCGGGAGAATCTACACGAGGCACCCAATTGCGAGTTTCATGTGGCCTCGGTGGACCGATTACCATCGGCCGTAAGATTGATGGATTTCGGTTACTCGCTGGGAGTTTTGCACCATATTCCTGATACCGAAGCGGCGTTACAGGCTTGTGTCGAACGACTCAAACATGGGGCGCCGTTTCTCCTCTATCTCTATTATGCATTCGACAATCGGCCCTGGTGGTTTCGTCTCCTGTGGCGGGTCAGTGAAGTGGCTCGGCAGAACGTTTCCCGGATGCCGATGAGATTGAGGTATGTGGCGAGCCAGGTGATGGCCTCGACGATCTATTATCCCCTGGCTCGACTCTGTTGGTTCTTGGAACAAATAGGGTTGAAGGTCGAGGGCTTTCCTTTATCGGCTTATCGTTCGCAATCGTTTTATGTCATGCGTACGGATGCGCTTGACCGGTTTGGGACCAGGCTTGAACAGCGGTTTACGGCAGTTCAGATTCGTCGGATGATGGAACGAGCCGGCCTTGATCGGATTACGTTCAGCGATTCCATTCCGTACTGGTGTGCCGTGGGCTTTAAGAAGTAG